From Jiangella mangrovi:
GGCCCTGGCGCTGCGTTCAGGAAGGTCACTCGCCGTGCGAGTGAGGTCGTCGCCGGCCAGGAGCGCCCGGCCGGCCGCAGAGTCGCGCCACTTGCCGTCGGCCTTCTCGGCCGCCCGGTTGGCCTCCTCGACGATCATCGTGGCGAGGCCGTGTTCGATGGCCTCCTCGACGGCGGCGACCGGCTGCGGGCGGCCGCGCAGGAACGCCGTCACCTTGTCGCGCAGCCGGCCGACCTTGGCCTCGAGCGAGCGCATGAAGTCGCCGGTCCCGACGAAGTCCTGCCAGCGGGCGAGCACCTCGCCGCGCAGCATGCTGCCGTCGGCGGACGTGTCGTCGATGCGCTTGGCCGCCTTGCCGTACACGTGCTTGATCTCGGCCTGCAGCCGCGCCAGCACCTCGACCTGTCGGTCGGCGGCGTCGGCGAGCTTCGGGACCTGTCGCAGCGCGCCGCTGATGGCGCCGTCGAGGGTCCGCCGCACGATCTCGTTGCGCGCGGACTCGTCGGCGGCCAGCCCGTCGAGCCAGCCCCGCACCGACGCGACCGCCTCCTCGGGCAGCAGGCCGGAGTCGTCGGGCGCGGTCTCCTCGACGACCAGCAGGGGCGCGTCGCTCAGGCCGTGCTGCGTGAGCATGGCGGCGAGGTGGGTGCGGACCTCGCTGACGGCGTCGGGCGCGACCCGGTCGAGGACGACGGCGACGGCGGTCTGCCGGTCGGCGGCGGCGCGGAGGAAGTCCCACGGGACGGCGTCGGAGTAGCGCGCCGCGGTGGTGACGAACAGCCACAGGTCGGCGGCCGCGAGCAGCTGTGCGGCGAGTGTGCGGTTCTCCGTCACGACGGAGTCGACGTCCGGCGCGTCGAGGATCGCCACGCCGGCGGGCAGCCCGTCGTCGGCGACCAGTCGCAGCGCACCGCCGGCCTGGTCGTGGATGGCGACGCGCGGCAGGTCCGGCAGGATGCGCAGCTCGTCGAACCAGCCGACGTCGTCGGGGTGGTGGACGAGGACCGGTGAGCGCGTCGTCGGCCGCAGCACCCCGGCGTCGCTGACCTTCCGCCGCACGAGGGAGTTCACGAGCGTGGACTTGCCGGCCCCCGTCGATCCGCCCACGACGGCGAGCAGCGGCGCGTCGAGCTGGTCGAGGCGCGGCAGGATGTAGTCGTCGAGTTGTGCGAGCATGTCGCGGCGCGTCTGGCGGGCATCCTCGGCGTCGCTGACGTCCAGCGGATACTGCACCCCGGAGAGACGGCCGCGAAGAGCGGCGAGAGCACCATGAATGCTCACCTCAGCGGTATCCACTGGCGAATCTTGCACTCTCGCACCGCCCCTGGCCAAGACTCATGGCGTCATTGATGCCAATCGTTCACATGCCGAGTCACAGTACAGAGTCGATGGACTAACGTCGGCAGAGCCGGATCGCCATCCTCGGAGGACTCGATGTCGCTCGAACGTCCCACCCCGCCCGACCCGTACACCCTGCTCCCGGCCGTCGCCTCCATGACTCTGACCAGCGACGATGTCAGCGACGGCGAGCAACTGGCGGCTGACTTCATCTCGGCGGGTGCCGGCGGGGCCAATCTCTCGCCCCAGCTGTCGTGGTCCGGCGCGCCCGACGGCACCCGCAGTTACGCCGTCACGTGCTTCGATCCCGACGCGCCGACGCCGAGCGGCTTCTGGCACTGGGTCGTCGCGGACATTCCGGTCACGACGACGTCGCTGGCGCGTGGTGCGGGCCTCCCCTACCCCGCGTTCGCCGTCCGCAACGACGCCGGCACGACGGAGTACTCCGGCGCCGCCCCGCCACAGGGCGACGTGCCGCACCGGTACTTCTTCGTCGTCCACGCGGTCGACGTCGAGACGCTGGGGGTCGACGGCGACGCCTCGCCCGCCGTCGTCTCGTTCAACCTGGCGTTCCACACGCTGGCGCGCGGCATGGTGGTGCCGGTCTACTCGCACTGACGGGGGCCGACGGCGACGAAATTGCGTTGAGGGCGGCCGCGGCCGGTTCCTAGGCTGCGGCGGGTGATCCATCAGCATCCGCTCGCGTACCTGATCGGGCTCGAGGGCGTGGCGCTGCTGCGCGCGTTCGCCGGCGAATACGACGAGGAGTTCGTGACCGCCCGGCTGGCCGAGATCCGCGCGCTGCTCGACCCCGCCGGCGAGCTGGGGTCCGGTGGCGCCGCGCGTCCGCTCACGTCCGTCGAGGCGTACGGCTCGTGGGCTCCGTCGTACGACCAGCCGGGCAACCAGCTCCTCGACATCGAGGCCGGACTGGTCCACCCGCTGCTCGACGCGCTCCCGGTGGGCGTCGCGCTGGACGCGGCCTGCGGGACCGGCCGGCACGCGGCGTACCTGGCCGAGCTCGGGCACACCGTCATCGGCGTGGACAGCTCGCTGGACATGCTGGCGGTCGCGCGGACGAAGGTGCCGTCGGGCTCGTTCCTGGACGGTTCGCTCGAGGCGCTGCCGGTTCCGGACGACGCCGTCGACGTGGTCGTGTGCGCGCTGGCGCTGACCCACGTCCCGGACCTGAGGCCGGTGTTCGCCGAGTTCGCGCGCGTGCTGCGGCCGGGCGGCTCGCTGGTGGTGTCGGACCCGCACGGCCCGGTGATCGGCGTCGGCCTTCCCATCGTCGTGCGCGGGGCGGACGGCGCCCCCGGCTACCTGCCGAACCGCAGCCGGTCGGCCGCCGAGTACCTGGCCGCCGCGCTGCCGCTCGGTTTCGAGGTCCGGCACTGCGAGGAGCCGGTGCGCCGGCCGCCGTTCGTGGATCCCGAGGGCGTTCCGCGCGGTGCCGTGACACCGGTGCCGCCGCTGAGGCCGTCG
This genomic window contains:
- a CDS encoding GTPase domain-containing protein, yielding MQYPLDVSDAEDARQTRRDMLAQLDDYILPRLDQLDAPLLAVVGGSTGAGKSTLVNSLVRRKVSDAGVLRPTTRSPVLVHHPDDVGWFDELRILPDLPRVAIHDQAGGALRLVADDGLPAGVAILDAPDVDSVVTENRTLAAQLLAAADLWLFVTTAARYSDAVPWDFLRAAADRQTAVAVVLDRVAPDAVSEVRTHLAAMLTQHGLSDAPLLVVEETAPDDSGLLPEEAVASVRGWLDGLAADESARNEIVRRTLDGAISGALRQVPKLADAADRQVEVLARLQAEIKHVYGKAAKRIDDTSADGSMLRGEVLARWQDFVGTGDFMRSLEAKVGRLRDKVTAFLRGRPQPVAAVEEAIEHGLATMIVEEANRAAEKADGKWRDSAAGRALLAGDDLTRTASDLPERSARAVREWQDAVLAMVRSEGADKRFNARLLSFGVNGLGLSLMIVVFASTGGVTGAEVGVAGGTAVVGQKLLEAFFGDEAVRRLAARARADLSQRVEELLRTEAVRFTDRLGGLSVEVGAGDALRAALVTVEQAREDHG
- a CDS encoding methyltransferase domain-containing protein, with amino-acid sequence MIHQHPLAYLIGLEGVALLRAFAGEYDEEFVTARLAEIRALLDPAGELGSGGAARPLTSVEAYGSWAPSYDQPGNQLLDIEAGLVHPLLDALPVGVALDAACGTGRHAAYLAELGHTVIGVDSSLDMLAVARTKVPSGSFLDGSLEALPVPDDAVDVVVCALALTHVPDLRPVFAEFARVLRPGGSLVVSDPHGPVIGVGLPIVVRGADGAPGYLPNRSRSAAEYLAAALPLGFEVRHCEEPVRRPPFVDPEGVPRGAVTPVPPLRPSGTPPDIWSLHRFAPDATNAAYEGGPLAIVWRFELTS
- a CDS encoding YbhB/YbcL family Raf kinase inhibitor-like protein; translation: MSLERPTPPDPYTLLPAVASMTLTSDDVSDGEQLAADFISAGAGGANLSPQLSWSGAPDGTRSYAVTCFDPDAPTPSGFWHWVVADIPVTTTSLARGAGLPYPAFAVRNDAGTTEYSGAAPPQGDVPHRYFFVVHAVDVETLGVDGDASPAVVSFNLAFHTLARGMVVPVYSH